Proteins co-encoded in one Candidatus Eisenbacteria bacterium genomic window:
- a CDS encoding ferredoxin family protein — protein sequence MEQVKKERAKPQGRVEIREDECKGCGYCVAECPQKVLVLSEGLNRMGYHPSQYRGDGCTGCGICFYTCPEPGAIAVFKLPAGK from the coding sequence ATGGAACAGGTCAAGAAGGAGAGAGCGAAACCGCAGGGCCGCGTCGAGATCCGCGAGGACGAGTGCAAGGGATGCGGCTACTGCGTCGCGGAATGCCCGCAGAAGGTCCTCGTTCTCTCGGAGGGATTGAACCGAATGGGATACCACCCGTCGCAATACCGCGGGGACGGGTGCACGGGATGCGGGATCTGCTTCTACACCTGTCCGGAGCCGGGCGCGATCGCCGTCTTCAAGCTCCCGGCCGGGAAGTAG
- a CDS encoding HypC/HybG/HupF family hydrogenase formation chaperone, which yields MCLAVPMRLIERSGEFGIVDLRGVRREVHLGFVPDIEIGDYVLVHAGFVIEKLQRERAEEDLRLLESLLDDSADGGS from the coding sequence ATGTGTCTTGCTGTTCCGATGCGTCTGATCGAGAGGTCGGGGGAGTTCGGGATCGTCGACCTGAGAGGCGTGCGGAGAGAGGTCCATCTCGGGTTCGTTCCCGACATCGAGATCGGCGACTACGTCCTGGTCCACGCCGGGTTCGTCATCGAGAAGCTCCAGAGGGAGCGAGCCGAGGAGGATCTCCGTCTCCTGGAGAGTCTGCTCGATGATTCCGCGGACGGCGGCTCCTGA
- the hypD gene encoding hydrogenase formation protein HypD has translation MFDLDEARLADAAACLALRNEIDRIARDLPPVALMEVCGTHTTAFFRHGVRGMLPASVRLISGPGCPVCVTPTSYVDLALRLMREPGVALATFGDMIRVPGSATSIEREKGRGGRVHIVYSAMDALALARSEPRTTFVFLAVGFETTAPTIAQTVVLAEKEGVANLRLLVGHKLVPPALRALLSHPELRIDGFILPGHVSVIIGSESYRFVSEEFGVPGAICGFEPVDLLKGVLSLLDARRTGRPAIANLYGRFVKSHGNRAALSALDSIFETVDTEWRGLGRMPASGLALRPSLRHRDAALLLGDDEIARLAASARDDAACRCGEVLCGTILPTECGLFGSGCTPETPVGPCMVSTEGTCAAYFRYGRQA, from the coding sequence ATGTTCGATCTCGACGAGGCGCGTCTCGCGGACGCGGCGGCCTGTCTCGCGCTCAGGAACGAGATCGATAGGATCGCGCGCGATCTCCCTCCCGTCGCGTTGATGGAGGTATGCGGCACCCACACCACCGCATTCTTCCGGCACGGGGTGCGGGGCATGCTCCCGGCGTCGGTCCGCCTCATCTCGGGACCGGGATGCCCGGTCTGTGTGACGCCGACGAGCTACGTCGATCTGGCCCTTCGGTTGATGCGAGAGCCGGGCGTCGCATTGGCGACCTTCGGCGACATGATCCGCGTTCCCGGCTCGGCCACGAGCATCGAGCGAGAGAAGGGGCGCGGAGGGCGCGTCCACATCGTCTACTCCGCGATGGATGCGCTTGCCCTCGCGCGAAGCGAGCCGCGGACGACCTTCGTCTTCCTCGCGGTCGGATTCGAGACCACGGCGCCCACCATCGCCCAGACCGTCGTCCTCGCGGAGAAGGAAGGCGTCGCCAATCTGCGCCTCCTCGTCGGCCACAAGCTCGTTCCCCCGGCGTTGCGGGCGCTCCTCTCGCATCCGGAGCTCCGGATCGACGGCTTCATCCTGCCCGGGCACGTGAGCGTGATCATCGGCTCGGAGTCCTACCGCTTCGTTTCCGAGGAGTTCGGAGTCCCGGGGGCGATCTGCGGATTCGAGCCGGTCGACCTCCTCAAGGGCGTGCTCTCGCTGCTCGATGCCAGGAGAACGGGCAGGCCGGCGATCGCCAATCTGTACGGCCGGTTCGTCAAGAGCCACGGAAACCGTGCCGCTCTCTCAGCGCTCGACTCGATCTTCGAAACCGTGGACACGGAGTGGAGGGGTCTTGGAAGGATGCCGGCGAGCGGACTGGCCCTTCGCCCCTCGCTCCGACACCGCGATGCGGCTCTTCTTCTCGGGGACGACGAGATCGCGCGACTCGCCGCGAGCGCGCGCGATGACGCGGCATGCCGGTGCGGCGAGGTCCTCTGCGGGACCATCCTCCCGACCGAATGCGGCCTCTTCGGAAGCGGCTGCACCCCCGAGACCCCGGTCGGCCCCTGCATGGTCTCCACGGAAGGGACCTGCGCGGCCTACTTCAGATACGGGCGCCAGGCGTAG
- a CDS encoding response regulator transcription factor, which yields MLKQTPAFLHLQARTPGPRERVVVVTEDPSFWVGLRKDAPELEHAWLLANTARECLEAVEDPRVQVVVLDGALNDRPANQLLQLVKRIRPTLPVVFAFLSPREEWEREARQAGVLYYGDRAGTAEMVRVVRQNLRRIVRPRPRGVEPPPRES from the coding sequence ATGCTGAAGCAGACGCCGGCCTTTCTACATCTGCAAGCCCGGACGCCCGGACCCCGCGAGCGAGTCGTCGTGGTCACGGAGGATCCGAGCTTCTGGGTGGGCCTGCGCAAGGACGCTCCCGAACTGGAGCATGCCTGGCTCCTGGCGAACACCGCGCGCGAGTGTCTCGAGGCGGTCGAGGATCCTCGCGTGCAGGTCGTCGTCCTGGACGGAGCGCTCAACGACCGGCCCGCCAACCAGCTTCTCCAGCTTGTCAAGAGGATCCGGCCCACGCTCCCGGTCGTCTTCGCCTTTCTCTCCCCTCGGGAGGAGTGGGAACGGGAAGCCCGCCAGGCGGGCGTGCTCTACTACGGCGACCGGGCCGGCACGGCGGAGATGGTTCGTGTCGTCAGACAGAACCTGCGTCGAATCGTGAGACCCAGACCGCGGGGGGTGGAGCCCCCGCCGAGGGAAAGTTGA
- the hypF gene encoding carbamoyltransferase HypF, translating to MRRRLVLRITGIVQGVGFRPFLYSLAGARGLDGFVLNDDQGVLLEVEGDSRALAGLEEEIRRDAPPLSRIASIKVTRLPAAGHEGFEIRESPRARKRRVPVSPDAATCPECLAEIMDPRDRRHQYPFTNCTHCGPRLTIVKDIPYDRSRTTMAEFALCERCRIEYEDPSNRRFHAQPNACPDCGPRLRLEDATGIRLPVRDPIAETRRLLTAGHVVAIKGIGGVHLACDARNEVAVHTLRGRKYREEKPFALMAADLEEIRRHCFVGQDEEKLLSSVERPIVILRKRADCLLPEGIAPRQRTLGFMLPYAPLHHILFSSLPGDEPCPRALVMTSGNRSDEPIVYRDQESRERLSDIADYFLLHDRPIHVRCDDSVVRVFRDRLQVLRRSRGFVPRALPLFPPLPASVLAVGGMLKNTFALGSDGEALLSHHIGDLENLETYRSLEEGVVHYCRLFGQDPAIVGHDLHPDYLSTRYALEFPAERKIGVQHHEAHIAAVLSEHARDHPVVGVSFDGTGYGRDGTLWGGEFFVFREGRFERAGSLEPLLLPGGEAAIREPWRIAQSLLHHLDPGGDPMERILEIDGRISGPAAELVSRMIARRLNCPWSSGAGRYFDAVGALLLRKARNMYEGQVPMELEMMAEKAATDASGSGPWPVRILSAPARAGEGEAPWPMRFRVSLDEGIRALLEGLRRGENEPDLAYRFHLTMAEAIARGAERLAGEDGIRTVALGGGVFQNQLLLGMAVDRLSSLGLEALLPLEVPANDGGISYGQLAAVAWELRSGC from the coding sequence ATGCGAAGACGCCTCGTCCTTCGGATCACCGGCATCGTCCAAGGTGTCGGCTTTCGTCCCTTCCTCTACAGCCTCGCGGGCGCCCGCGGGCTCGACGGCTTCGTCCTGAACGACGATCAGGGAGTGTTGCTGGAGGTCGAGGGCGACTCTCGGGCGCTGGCGGGCCTGGAGGAGGAGATCAGGCGGGATGCGCCTCCCCTCTCGAGAATCGCCTCGATCAAGGTGACGCGCCTCCCGGCGGCCGGCCACGAGGGATTCGAGATCCGCGAGAGCCCGCGCGCGAGGAAGAGACGGGTTCCCGTCTCCCCCGACGCCGCCACATGCCCCGAGTGTCTCGCCGAGATCATGGATCCCCGCGACAGACGCCACCAGTACCCGTTCACGAACTGCACACACTGCGGCCCGAGACTGACGATCGTCAAGGACATCCCCTACGACAGGTCGAGAACCACGATGGCGGAGTTCGCGTTGTGCGAGCGCTGCCGGATCGAGTACGAAGATCCATCGAACCGACGCTTCCACGCCCAGCCCAACGCCTGCCCGGACTGCGGCCCGCGGCTCCGGCTCGAGGACGCGACAGGGATCCGCCTGCCGGTGCGCGATCCGATCGCCGAGACGAGGCGATTGCTCACTGCCGGTCACGTCGTCGCCATCAAGGGGATCGGTGGAGTCCACCTGGCGTGCGACGCGCGCAACGAGGTCGCCGTTCACACGCTTCGCGGAAGGAAGTACCGGGAAGAGAAGCCCTTCGCGCTCATGGCGGCCGATCTCGAGGAGATCCGCCGGCACTGTTTCGTCGGGCAGGACGAGGAGAAGCTCCTCAGCTCGGTGGAACGGCCGATCGTGATCCTGAGGAAGCGCGCCGATTGTCTTCTTCCCGAGGGGATCGCCCCCCGGCAGCGAACCCTCGGCTTCATGCTTCCCTATGCGCCCCTGCACCACATCCTCTTCAGCTCCCTGCCGGGCGATGAGCCCTGCCCCAGGGCGCTCGTGATGACGAGCGGCAACAGGAGCGACGAGCCGATCGTCTACAGGGATCAGGAGTCGCGGGAGAGGCTCTCGGACATCGCCGACTACTTCCTGCTTCACGACCGACCGATTCACGTGCGATGCGACGATTCGGTCGTCCGGGTCTTTCGCGACCGCCTGCAGGTCCTGCGGCGGTCGAGGGGGTTCGTGCCGCGAGCCCTGCCCCTCTTTCCTCCCTTGCCCGCCTCCGTCCTGGCCGTCGGGGGAATGCTCAAGAACACGTTCGCCCTCGGATCGGACGGAGAGGCGCTCCTGAGCCACCACATCGGCGACCTCGAGAATCTCGAGACCTACAGGTCGCTCGAAGAGGGAGTCGTCCACTATTGCAGGCTCTTCGGCCAGGACCCGGCCATCGTCGGCCACGACCTCCATCCCGACTACCTGTCGACGCGCTACGCCCTCGAGTTTCCGGCGGAGCGCAAGATCGGGGTCCAGCACCACGAGGCGCACATCGCCGCCGTCCTGAGCGAGCACGCCCGCGACCATCCCGTCGTAGGGGTCTCCTTCGACGGCACCGGCTACGGCCGAGACGGCACTCTGTGGGGCGGCGAGTTCTTTGTCTTCAGGGAGGGGCGGTTCGAGAGGGCGGGTTCCCTGGAGCCGCTGCTGCTGCCGGGCGGCGAGGCCGCGATCAGGGAGCCATGGCGGATCGCGCAGTCTCTGCTGCACCATCTGGACCCCGGCGGGGATCCGATGGAGCGGATCCTGGAGATCGACGGGCGCATCTCCGGTCCCGCTGCGGAGCTCGTGTCGCGGATGATCGCGCGCCGCTTGAACTGCCCCTGGTCGAGCGGAGCCGGGCGCTACTTCGATGCCGTCGGGGCGCTCCTGTTGCGCAAGGCCCGCAACATGTACGAGGGGCAAGTCCCCATGGAGCTGGAGATGATGGCCGAGAAGGCCGCAACGGACGCCTCAGGCTCGGGACCGTGGCCTGTCCGGATCCTCTCCGCCCCGGCCCGCGCGGGGGAGGGGGAGGCCCCCTGGCCGATGCGCTTCCGGGTGAGCCTCGATGAGGGGATCCGGGCCCTCCTCGAGGGGCTGCGGCGAGGGGAGAATGAGCCCGATCTCGCCTATCGCTTCCACCTCACGATGGCGGAGGCGATCGCGCGCGGGGCCGAAAGGCTCGCCGGGGAGGACGGGATCCGGACCGTCGCCCTCGGAGGAGGAGTGTTCCAGAACCAGCTCCTTCTGGGGATGGCGGTCGATCGGCTCTCGTCCCTCGGGCTGGAGGCGCTCTTGCCGCTCGAGGTGCCTGCCAACGACGGCGGCATCTCGTACGGCCAGCTCGCGGCTGTTGCCTGGGAGCTTCGCTCAGGCTGCTGA
- the hypE gene encoding hydrogenase expression/formation protein HypE translates to MHPSRPPEILLAHGSGGRLTHELVRSLFVRLLDNPALSPLEDAACLAVGASRIAFTTDSFVVSPVFFPGGDLGKLAVCGTVNDLAVMGARPIALSAGFLLEEGLSIERLERLVLSMRGVCDEVGVAIVTGDTKVVERGGLDQVFVNTAGVGLLDGPLPEGAGAVRPGDRILVSGPIADHGMAVLSARNDLRFDTPIESDCAPLWPVIEHLLEGSRGIRWMRDPTRGGVATTLNELVAGRPFGIELVETEIPIRPSVAALAEILGIDPLYVACEGRVLIAVAAEHADAALVRLREHRLGLGSESIGEVLADPPGRLTLRTRGGGRRVLDLLSGEQLPRIC, encoded by the coding sequence ATGCATCCTTCGCGCCCCCCCGAGATCCTCCTGGCTCACGGCAGCGGCGGACGCTTGACGCACGAGCTGGTGCGCAGCCTCTTCGTCAGGCTTCTCGACAACCCCGCGCTCTCTCCGCTCGAAGACGCCGCATGTCTGGCCGTGGGCGCCTCGCGCATCGCCTTCACGACCGACTCCTTCGTCGTTTCTCCAGTCTTTTTCCCCGGAGGAGATCTCGGAAAGCTCGCAGTCTGCGGGACTGTCAATGATCTCGCGGTCATGGGCGCCCGCCCGATCGCCCTGTCGGCAGGCTTTCTCCTGGAGGAAGGCCTCTCGATCGAGCGTCTCGAGCGCTTGGTGCTCTCGATGCGGGGAGTCTGCGACGAGGTCGGCGTCGCGATCGTGACGGGCGACACCAAGGTGGTCGAGAGGGGAGGTCTCGATCAGGTCTTCGTGAACACGGCGGGAGTAGGGCTCCTGGACGGCCCCCTCCCCGAAGGAGCCGGCGCGGTTCGGCCGGGAGACCGGATCCTCGTCAGCGGACCGATCGCGGATCATGGGATGGCGGTCCTCTCGGCGCGCAACGATCTCCGCTTCGACACTCCGATCGAGAGCGACTGCGCTCCCCTCTGGCCCGTCATCGAACATCTCTTGGAGGGTTCGCGGGGGATTCGATGGATGCGCGATCCGACGCGCGGCGGGGTCGCGACGACTTTGAACGAGCTGGTCGCCGGACGTCCCTTCGGAATCGAGCTCGTGGAGACCGAGATCCCGATCCGGCCGAGCGTGGCGGCGCTCGCGGAGATCCTCGGGATCGACCCGCTCTACGTGGCGTGCGAGGGAAGGGTGCTCATCGCCGTGGCCGCCGAGCATGCCGATGCGGCGCTCGTGAGACTGCGGGAGCACAGGCTCGGGCTGGGCTCCGAGTCGATTGGCGAGGTGTTGGCCGATCCTCCCGGTCGTCTGACCCTGCGCACGCGCGGCGGCGGCCGTCGTGTTCTCGACCTTCTCTCGGGCGAGCAGCTGCCGAGGATCTGCTGA
- the hypB gene encoding hydrogenase nickel incorporation protein HypB, translating into MSPSQEIRVLDLVRNVVQKNDEIACGLRQRFKEAGLFALNLLSGPGAGKTTLLERTLQGLGVGRRCLVIEGDLRTARDAQRIAAAGGRAVQIVTNGTCHLESRMIVSALEGVDLRDLDAIVIENVGNLVCPSGFDLGESARAVMASSPEGEDKPEKYPFMFEKAEVVILNKVDLLPHLAFDKEAFWAAVARLNPAAERMEISCASGAGIDRWLGWLARRIEESKTNASGLGSGA; encoded by the coding sequence ATGAGTCCTTCTCAGGAGATTCGTGTGCTCGACCTGGTCCGCAATGTCGTTCAGAAGAACGACGAGATCGCATGCGGCCTGCGGCAGAGATTCAAGGAGGCGGGTCTCTTCGCCCTCAACCTCCTGTCCGGGCCCGGCGCGGGGAAGACGACGCTTCTAGAAAGGACGCTCCAGGGGCTCGGCGTCGGGCGGCGCTGCCTGGTGATCGAGGGGGACTTGCGGACCGCGCGCGACGCGCAGAGGATCGCGGCTGCCGGCGGACGCGCCGTCCAGATCGTCACCAACGGCACCTGCCACCTCGAGTCGAGGATGATCGTCTCCGCGCTGGAGGGGGTGGACCTGAGGGACCTCGATGCGATCGTCATCGAGAACGTCGGCAACCTGGTCTGCCCGAGCGGCTTCGATCTGGGCGAGTCGGCGCGCGCGGTCATGGCCAGCTCCCCTGAGGGGGAGGACAAGCCCGAAAAGTACCCGTTCATGTTCGAGAAGGCCGAGGTCGTCATCCTCAACAAAGTCGATCTGTTGCCCCACCTGGCCTTCGACAAGGAGGCGTTCTGGGCGGCGGTCGCCAGGTTGAACCCGGCGGCCGAGCGCATGGAGATCTCCTGCGCTTCGGGGGCCGGGATCGATCGCTGGCTTGGATGGCTCGCCCGGCGGATCGAGGAGAGCAAGACGAATGCGAGTGGACTCGGGTCCGGGGCATAG
- a CDS encoding Ni/Fe hydrogenase subunit alpha, with protein MKGYEINVHHITRVEGHGNVVVNVRDGRIEDLRLEIVEAPRFFEVMLEGRKWDEAASITARICGICAIGHTMASILASEDALGIVPDEETKLLRKLLIDGETIQSHILHLYFLVAPDFFNVGSVIPLAGTHPEVVKRALRLKKLGNEICEILAGRKIHPIGVLPGGFARWPLPEEILRVRKILEDARPDLEATVELFKTLKMPELERKTEYVALKAPGEYAFYTGDIASSLGKVTPPQTYLDRISERVVSHSAAKHVKAQAESYAVGARARLNINHEMLRPWAKGVLKALGLKPPLTNPFHNNTAQLIEVLHCYENAIEMCDELLARKGYVHRMKQPTKYGRGAGASEVPRGVLFHDYTLDADGRITKANCIIPTGQNLANIEADMHTLVGQMAGREPQEIQRGLEMLVRAYDPCISCATHFLEVRFV; from the coding sequence ATGAAGGGTTACGAGATCAACGTCCATCACATCACGCGCGTCGAGGGGCACGGCAACGTGGTCGTCAACGTGAGGGACGGCCGCATCGAGGATCTTCGGCTGGAGATCGTCGAGGCGCCCCGATTCTTCGAGGTCATGCTCGAGGGACGGAAGTGGGACGAGGCCGCGTCGATCACCGCCAGGATCTGCGGGATCTGCGCGATCGGGCACACCATGGCCTCGATCCTGGCCTCCGAGGACGCGCTGGGGATCGTCCCGGACGAGGAGACCAAGCTCCTGCGCAAGCTTCTCATCGATGGAGAGACGATCCAGAGCCACATCCTGCACCTCTACTTCCTCGTCGCGCCCGACTTCTTCAACGTCGGCAGCGTGATCCCGCTCGCGGGGACGCATCCCGAGGTGGTCAAGCGGGCCCTTCGCCTGAAGAAGCTAGGAAACGAGATCTGCGAGATCCTCGCCGGCCGCAAGATCCACCCGATCGGAGTGTTGCCGGGGGGATTCGCGAGGTGGCCCCTGCCGGAGGAGATCCTCAGGGTGAGGAAGATCCTCGAGGACGCCAGGCCGGACCTCGAGGCCACCGTGGAGCTCTTCAAGACGCTCAAGATGCCGGAGCTGGAACGGAAGACCGAGTATGTCGCCCTGAAGGCGCCCGGCGAGTACGCGTTCTACACGGGGGACATCGCGTCGAGCCTCGGCAAGGTCACCCCTCCGCAGACCTACCTCGATCGGATCAGCGAGCGTGTCGTATCCCACTCGGCTGCCAAGCATGTCAAGGCCCAGGCCGAGAGCTACGCCGTCGGAGCGCGCGCCAGACTCAACATCAACCACGAGATGCTGCGACCCTGGGCGAAGGGAGTCCTCAAGGCGCTGGGTCTCAAGCCGCCTCTGACGAATCCGTTCCACAACAACACGGCCCAGCTGATCGAGGTCCTGCACTGCTACGAGAACGCGATCGAGATGTGCGACGAGTTGCTCGCGCGCAAGGGTTACGTCCACAGGATGAAGCAGCCGACGAAGTACGGGCGCGGGGCCGGCGCGAGCGAGGTTCCCCGCGGCGTTCTCTTCCACGACTACACGCTCGACGCCGATGGAAGGATCACGAAGGCCAACTGCATCATCCCCACGGGGCAGAACCTCGCGAACATCGAAGCCGACATGCATACCCTGGTCGGCCAGATGGCCGGCAGGGAGCCCCAGGAGATACAGCGCGGCCTCGAGATGCTGGTGCGCGCCTACGATCCTTGCATCTCCTGCGCGACGCACTTCCTGGAGGTTCGATTCGTCTAG
- a CDS encoding hydrogenase maturation nickel metallochaperone HypA — MHELSLAISIREIVEQEVARHCRGAAVGRVPSVTVRIGSLSCVEPEALSFAWEVARGDETLRETALQIEVTPARALCDGCGGSFTLGHGEGQCPACGPARFSLIEGREIEVRRIVLDVMEGALVEDQSP, encoded by the coding sequence ATGCACGAGCTCTCTCTCGCCATCTCGATCCGCGAGATCGTGGAACAGGAGGTCGCGCGGCACTGTCGCGGGGCGGCTGTGGGCCGCGTCCCGTCCGTCACGGTGCGAATCGGGAGCCTGAGCTGCGTAGAGCCCGAGGCGCTCTCTTTCGCGTGGGAGGTGGCTCGCGGCGACGAGACGTTGCGGGAGACCGCATTGCAGATCGAGGTCACGCCGGCGCGGGCGCTCTGCGATGGGTGCGGAGGCTCCTTCACGCTAGGCCACGGGGAAGGGCAGTGTCCCGCCTGCGGTCCGGCGAGATTCAGTTTGATCGAGGGCCGGGAGATCGAGGTCAGGCGGATCGTCCTGGACGTGATGGAGGGCGCCCTCGTGGAGGATCAGTCCCCATGA
- a CDS encoding hydrogenase maturation protease — translation MVDRTRDDGARSSKTLVLGIGNLLLGDEGFGIHAVRRLRDEGLPDGVDLEDGGTGGVDLLDRMAGYGRVVLIDAIRVGRDSAPVSAEAGFGDRGSRAVGGAASEGDRPRAPAPGDVVVFRLNTVELENPDPRFSLHETSLGGLLRLAASLRIQLPEIDVVGFVPAAIAWSDALSPLGSAAIEVALARVRELLAGRV, via the coding sequence GTGGTTGACCGGACTCGGGACGACGGCGCGCGCTCGTCGAAGACCCTCGTCCTCGGGATCGGGAACCTCCTTCTGGGCGACGAGGGGTTCGGGATCCATGCCGTGCGGCGCCTTCGAGACGAGGGCCTCCCGGACGGGGTGGATCTCGAGGATGGCGGGACGGGTGGCGTCGACCTTCTGGACCGCATGGCGGGGTACGGGCGCGTCGTGCTCATCGACGCGATCCGGGTGGGGCGAGACAGCGCGCCTGTGAGCGCGGAGGCCGGTTTCGGGGACAGGGGTTCGAGAGCTGTGGGGGGAGCGGCGAGCGAGGGCGATCGCCCGAGAGCGCCCGCTCCAGGTGATGTGGTGGTGTTCCGGCTGAACACGGTGGAGCTCGAGAACCCCGATCCCCGCTTCTCCCTTCACGAGACGTCGCTAGGCGGGCTGTTGCGCCTCGCGGCGAGTCTCAGGATCCAGCTCCCGGAGATCGACGTTGTCGGATTCGTGCCCGCCGCGATAGCCTGGTCAGACGCGCTCTCGCCACTCGGGAGCGCGGCGATCGAGGTGGCCTTGGCGCGAGTCCGAGAGCTCCTCGCCGGGAGGGTGTGA